The following proteins are encoded in a genomic region of Galbibacter sp. BG1:
- a CDS encoding Na(+)-translocating NADH-quinone reductase subunit C produces the protein MNRDSNAYTFIFAAIMVVVVASALAFAATSLQPIQAKNVRIEKMQNILATIGVEASKEEAQDTYNKYIKEEVALDKNGEVKPDVSAFEIDLAKELKKSDDEQSFPLYIADVEGKKYYVIPLRGSGLWDAIWGYISLKDDINTVKGAVFDHKGETPGLGAEITQAWFQQRFEDEKIYDDSGNFVGVSVVKGYSGGNDKDDNAVDAISGATITGDGVTDMISKRLKYYLPYLKKQNVNVALN, from the coding sequence ATGAACAGAGATAGTAACGCATATACATTTATATTTGCTGCAATTATGGTTGTTGTGGTAGCTTCAGCATTGGCTTTTGCTGCTACGTCTTTGCAACCTATTCAAGCAAAGAATGTAAGAATTGAGAAAATGCAAAATATTCTGGCTACTATAGGGGTAGAAGCTTCCAAAGAAGAAGCACAGGATACCTATAATAAGTATATTAAAGAAGAGGTTGCATTAGATAAAAATGGAGAGGTTAAACCAGATGTAAGTGCATTTGAGATCGATCTTGCTAAAGAATTGAAGAAATCTGATGATGAGCAGAGCTTTCCGCTTTATATTGCAGATGTTGAAGGGAAAAAATATTATGTAATTCCGCTTCGTGGATCTGGACTTTGGGATGCAATCTGGGGATATATCTCCCTTAAAGATGATATCAATACGGTTAAAGGAGCAGTTTTCGATCATAAAGGGGAAACACCTGGTTTAGGAGCCGAAATTACACAAGCTTGGTTTCAGCAACGTTTTGAAGACGAAAAGATTTACGATGACTCTGGGAATTTTGTAGGGGTTTCTGTGGTAAAAGGATATTCCGGAGGAAATGATAAAGACGATAATGCTGTAGATGCAATTTCTGGAGCTACAATTACTGGTGATGGTGTTACAGATATGATTTCAAAAAGATTGAAATACTATCTTCCATACCTAAAGAAACAGAATGTTAACGTCGCTTTAAACTAA
- the apaG gene encoding Co2+/Mg2+ efflux protein ApaG produces MITQITKGIKISVKTSFEGTFLKNYKIHFAFGYRITIENQSKDSVQLTSRHWQIFDSLNDIEIVDGEGVIGKKPVLKPGESHTYSSGCLLTSPIGAMRGHFNMVNFTSTRRFRVMIPTFKFHAPFALN; encoded by the coding sequence ATGATTACACAAATTACCAAAGGCATTAAGATTTCTGTTAAAACTAGTTTTGAGGGCACTTTCCTCAAGAACTACAAGATTCATTTTGCGTTTGGTTACCGAATAACCATAGAAAACCAAAGTAAAGATTCGGTTCAATTAACTTCCAGACATTGGCAAATTTTCGATTCTTTAAATGATATTGAAATTGTGGATGGCGAAGGTGTTATAGGGAAAAAGCCGGTTTTAAAACCTGGAGAATCGCACACCTATTCCTCTGGATGCCTTTTAACTTCACCTATTGGAGCAATGAGAGGGCATTTCAATATGGTTAATTTCACTTCCACAAGAAGGTTTCGGGTAATGATACCAACCTTTAAATTTCACGCGCCTTTTGCCTTAAACTAA
- a CDS encoding NADH:ubiquinone reductase (Na(+)-transporting) subunit B, which yields MDALRKKLDQLKKPFNKGEKWEKFAPAINAFDTFLYVPNHTTKEGAHIRDAVDLKRTMITVVLALLPALFYGIYNAGYQHFSQLGEAFTFWDAFAHGAWKIIPMVVVSYAVGLGIEFVFAIYRGHEVNEGYLVTGLLIPMIMPVDMPLWMVAVSVAFAVLIGKEAFGGTGMNILNPALTARAFAFFAYPTFMSGNKVWVSEASNVDAISGETILGTLAAGKDVAYNSWSMFSGAIPGSIAETSTLLILVGAAVLILTGVGSWRIILGGAIGAAFMGFLFNLWSANELMAFPWYQQLIVGGFAFGLVFMATDPVSAAQTLKGKWIYGILIGIFSIMIRVFNPAYPEGVMLAILLMNVFAPTIDHYVIQSSVKRRKKRLSTVAVKSA from the coding sequence ATGGACGCTTTAAGAAAAAAGTTAGATCAACTAAAAAAGCCTTTTAATAAAGGTGAGAAGTGGGAGAAATTTGCTCCTGCAATTAATGCATTCGATACCTTTTTGTATGTGCCAAATCATACAACAAAAGAAGGAGCACACATTCGAGATGCAGTAGATTTAAAAAGAACAATGATTACCGTTGTGTTGGCGTTACTTCCCGCGTTATTCTACGGAATTTACAATGCAGGATACCAACATTTTTCTCAGCTTGGGGAAGCATTTACTTTTTGGGATGCTTTTGCTCACGGAGCTTGGAAAATCATTCCAATGGTGGTGGTTTCCTATGCAGTAGGACTTGGGATTGAGTTTGTATTTGCTATTTATAGGGGTCATGAGGTGAATGAAGGTTATTTGGTAACCGGACTTTTAATCCCGATGATCATGCCCGTAGATATGCCACTTTGGATGGTTGCAGTATCGGTAGCTTTTGCCGTTTTAATCGGGAAAGAAGCTTTTGGTGGTACAGGAATGAATATTTTAAACCCAGCGCTTACAGCTCGGGCTTTTGCTTTCTTTGCATATCCAACATTTATGTCGGGTAACAAAGTATGGGTTTCAGAAGCTTCGAATGTAGATGCTATTTCTGGGGAAACTATTTTAGGAACCCTTGCTGCTGGTAAAGATGTGGCTTACAATTCTTGGTCGATGTTCTCTGGGGCTATACCAGGGTCTATTGCAGAAACGTCTACTTTACTGATTTTGGTAGGAGCTGCTGTTCTTATCTTAACTGGTGTAGGTAGCTGGAGAATTATTTTAGGAGGTGCCATTGGGGCTGCTTTTATGGGATTTTTATTCAATCTTTGGAGCGCCAACGAATTAATGGCTTTTCCATGGTACCAACAATTAATTGTAGGTGGATTTGCATTCGGACTTGTTTTTATGGCAACCGACCCTGTGTCGGCAGCGCAAACGCTTAAAGGAAAATGGATCTACGGAATCTTAATCGGAATCTTCAGTATAATGATTCGTGTGTTCAATCCGGCATATCCAGAAGGTGTTATGTTGGCCATTCTTTTAATGAATGTTTTTGCACCAACAATCGATCACTACGTGATTCAATCTAGTGTAAAAAGAAGAAAGAAACGTTTATCTACCGTAGCGGTAAAATCAGCATAA
- a CDS encoding DUF3667 domain-containing protein: MIKSDRTSKKYRGTKCLNCELPLDKTDVYCPYCGQLNSTKKPTIFDMLEEFFSSLFSYDSKLRKTLTALVLRPGRITTEYVKGKRATYTNPFRFFLSVTILYFLMVSYGSELGNENSVAQGLANDSVYIENILLKLNRTGISSEDKIVVDSLILKYQPTRDVNTLNSPREFFEKADNKLLINRFTDKTEYFYEDFQLDKYKNYKEAVEKLGIEPSIENHVAFNLAKNSYRIYINPHLFAASLIAKLPFIIFFYLPVFSIFIWLIYSFKKYHYIDHLIFSFHTQTFFTLLLICVLIAKWLFKIDLHLVAIVAFFIYLYKSMRGFYKENRWKTIVKFIYVNSIFLILAIVSTILVIAIGIFTY; encoded by the coding sequence ATGATTAAAAGCGATCGTACATCCAAAAAATATCGCGGCACTAAGTGCCTTAATTGTGAATTACCTCTTGATAAAACGGATGTATATTGCCCATATTGCGGACAACTCAATAGCACCAAAAAGCCAACCATTTTTGATATGCTGGAAGAATTTTTTTCCAGTTTATTTTCTTACGATTCCAAACTGCGAAAAACCTTAACTGCCCTAGTTTTAAGACCAGGAAGGATTACTACGGAATATGTTAAGGGAAAAAGAGCCACTTACACCAATCCGTTTCGCTTTTTTCTAAGTGTCACCATACTTTATTTTTTGATGGTTAGCTACGGAAGCGAATTGGGGAACGAAAATTCTGTAGCCCAGGGTTTGGCCAATGATAGCGTATACATTGAAAATATTTTGCTCAAATTAAACCGAACAGGCATTTCTTCAGAGGACAAAATAGTAGTTGACTCTTTAATTTTAAAATATCAACCGACAAGAGATGTAAATACTTTAAATTCTCCAAGAGAATTCTTTGAGAAAGCAGATAACAAATTGCTCATCAACAGATTTACCGATAAAACAGAATATTTCTATGAAGATTTTCAGTTGGACAAATACAAAAATTACAAAGAAGCAGTTGAAAAATTAGGGATAGAACCATCCATAGAGAATCATGTGGCTTTCAACTTAGCAAAAAACTCTTACCGAATCTATATAAATCCGCATCTTTTTGCAGCGAGTTTAATTGCAAAACTTCCATTCATTATCTTTTTCTATCTCCCTGTATTTTCAATATTTATCTGGCTCATCTATTCCTTTAAAAAATATCATTATATCGATCATTTAATCTTCAGCTTTCATACACAAACGTTTTTTACACTCCTATTAATTTGTGTTCTTATAGCTAAATGGTTATTTAAAATAGACCTTCATTTAGTGGCCATCGTTGCCTTCTTTATTTATCTATATAAATCAATGAGAGGGTTTTACAAGGAGAACAGATGGAAAACAATTGTTAAATTTATCTATGTTAACAGTATTTTCCTTATTTTAGCTATCGTATCGACTATTTTGGTTATTGCTATTGGCATTTTCACCTATTAA
- the rsmG gene encoding 16S rRNA (guanine(527)-N(7))-methyltransferase RsmG — MSVALIEKYFPTLTEHQKKQFSQLGELYKDWNSKINVISRKDIDELYTRHVLHSLGIAKVQPFKPGSAILDVGTGGGFPGIPLAILFPESNFYLIDAIGKKIKVVNEVATSLNLKNVTAEQVRAEKVKQKFDFIVSRAVTNMPDFVKWVKGKVKKDSKHELKNGILYLKGGDLSEELAVYKTAQLFDLTSIFEEDFFETKKVVYLPLKYTGK, encoded by the coding sequence ATGTCAGTCGCCCTTATTGAAAAATATTTTCCCACCCTCACAGAACATCAAAAAAAACAATTTTCCCAACTGGGAGAGTTGTATAAAGATTGGAATAGTAAGATTAATGTGATCAGTAGAAAAGATATCGATGAGCTGTACACAAGACACGTGCTTCATTCTTTGGGGATTGCAAAAGTACAGCCTTTTAAACCAGGATCTGCTATTTTGGATGTTGGGACGGGAGGTGGTTTTCCGGGAATTCCTTTAGCAATCTTATTCCCTGAGTCCAATTTTTATTTAATTGATGCTATTGGTAAAAAAATAAAAGTGGTGAATGAAGTAGCAACATCACTTAACCTTAAAAACGTTACGGCAGAGCAAGTAAGGGCGGAAAAGGTAAAACAGAAATTTGATTTTATTGTAAGCCGAGCAGTTACCAACATGCCAGATTTTGTAAAATGGGTAAAGGGTAAAGTTAAAAAGGACTCTAAGCACGAGCTGAAAAATGGAATCCTATATTTAAAAGGAGGAGACCTATCGGAAGAGTTGGCCGTATATAAAACAGCTCAACTTTTCGATCTCACATCTATTTTTGAAGAAGACTTTTTCGAAACTAAAAAAGTTGTTTATCTGCCCTTAAAATACACAGGTAAATAG
- a CDS encoding NADH:ubiquinone reductase (Na(+)-transporting) subunit D, translated as MADTKNKKEKSPVVLFVAEEKEPLLSKKNRKLLSDPLNDNNPITVQVLGICSALAITVQLKPSIVMAIAVMVVMACSNVIVSLIRNLIPNRIRIIVQLVVVAALVILVNEVLKAFAYDVSKELSVFVGLIITNCIVMGRLEAFALGNGPWKSFLDGIGNAAGYGLILIIVAFFRELLGSGKLLGFEVLGHKGATVAESTGLYAMGYENNGLMLLSPAALLVVGVIIWVQRSRNRELIEKN; from the coding sequence ATGGCTGATACAAAAAACAAAAAAGAAAAATCACCAGTGGTGCTTTTTGTTGCTGAAGAAAAAGAGCCGCTTTTATCTAAAAAGAACAGAAAATTATTATCAGATCCTTTAAATGATAATAACCCAATTACAGTACAAGTATTAGGGATATGTTCTGCGCTTGCAATTACAGTGCAATTGAAACCTTCTATAGTGATGGCTATTGCTGTAATGGTGGTAATGGCGTGTAGTAACGTAATTGTTTCGCTAATTAGAAACTTAATCCCAAACCGTATTCGTATCATCGTTCAATTGGTGGTAGTGGCAGCCTTAGTAATTTTGGTGAACGAGGTATTAAAAGCTTTCGCTTACGATGTGAGTAAAGAACTTTCGGTTTTCGTAGGGCTTATTATTACCAACTGTATTGTGATGGGACGTTTGGAAGCTTTCGCTTTGGGTAACGGTCCATGGAAATCTTTCTTAGATGGAATTGGGAACGCAGCTGGTTATGGTTTAATACTTATCATTGTTGCTTTTTTCCGTGAACTTTTAGGTTCTGGTAAGTTATTAGGTTTCGAAGTTCTTGGGCATAAAGGAGCTACTGTTGCAGAGTCTACAGGACTTTATGCTATGGGGTACGAAAATAACGGACTTATGTTATTGTCGCCAGCTGCCTTATTGGTTGTGGGTGTAATTATATGGGTGCAGCGTTCAAGAAATAGAGAACTAATCGAAAAAAATTAA
- the pruA gene encoding L-glutamate gamma-semialdehyde dehydrogenase — protein sequence MGKGFFHVPTAINEPVRSYAPGSKERETVLKQYDEFYNSKVEIPLYIGSEEIKTGNTKPLSPPHDHKHIIGEYHLAEKSHIEKAIASNLEAREKWANLTWEQRAAVFLKAADLIAGPYRDKINAATMMAQSKNIHQAEIDSACELIDFLKFNIEYMSKIYDDQPESDEGIWNRVEYRPLEGFVYAVTPFNFTAIAGNLPSSAALMGNVVVWKPSDSQIYSAKVIVDIFKEAGLPDGVINVVYGDPEMITDTVLASPDFAGIHFTGSTKVFKGIWKKIGDNINIYKTYPRIVGETGGKDFIIAHPSSNPKQVATAITRGAFEFQGQKCSAASRIYLPKSIANEILDFVKEDVESFKIGPPNNMENFITAVIHEGSFDKLASYIDQAKEDKEAEIFCGGTYDKSKGYFVNPTVIVTTDPKYKTMTTELFGPVVTVYIYEDEKWSETLKLVDGTSEYGLTGAVFSADRYTIDEATKALQNCAGNFYINDKPTGAVVGQQPFGGARNSGTNDKAGSAQNLLRWVSPRLIKETFVSPTDYRYPFLGE from the coding sequence ATGGGGAAAGGTTTTTTTCATGTTCCTACGGCAATAAACGAGCCAGTGAGATCTTACGCACCTGGTTCTAAAGAAAGAGAAACAGTATTAAAACAGTATGACGAATTTTACAACAGTAAAGTTGAAATTCCGCTTTACATAGGAAGTGAGGAGATTAAAACAGGCAATACAAAGCCTCTATCGCCTCCACACGACCACAAACACATAATAGGTGAGTATCATTTAGCAGAAAAATCTCATATTGAAAAAGCCATTGCCAGCAATCTAGAAGCTAGGGAAAAATGGGCTAATTTAACATGGGAACAGCGCGCAGCAGTATTTTTAAAAGCTGCCGATTTAATCGCTGGGCCTTACAGGGATAAGATAAATGCTGCTACGATGATGGCACAATCTAAAAATATCCACCAAGCTGAAATCGATTCGGCATGCGAACTCATAGACTTCTTAAAGTTTAATATTGAGTACATGTCTAAAATCTATGACGACCAGCCAGAGTCCGACGAGGGTATTTGGAACCGTGTTGAATACAGACCTTTGGAAGGATTTGTATATGCTGTAACACCATTCAACTTTACGGCTATAGCAGGGAACTTACCTAGCAGCGCAGCATTAATGGGGAATGTTGTGGTTTGGAAACCTAGCGACAGTCAAATTTATTCCGCTAAGGTAATTGTAGATATTTTTAAAGAAGCAGGACTTCCGGATGGCGTTATTAACGTTGTTTATGGAGACCCAGAAATGATTACCGATACTGTGCTTGCTAGCCCAGACTTTGCCGGTATTCACTTTACAGGTTCTACCAAGGTATTTAAAGGTATTTGGAAGAAAATTGGAGATAACATTAATATCTATAAAACCTATCCTAGAATTGTGGGGGAAACAGGTGGTAAAGATTTTATAATCGCTCACCCTTCTTCCAACCCAAAACAGGTAGCTACGGCCATTACAAGGGGTGCATTCGAGTTTCAGGGTCAAAAATGTAGTGCGGCTTCCCGTATTTACCTTCCAAAATCGATTGCCAATGAAATTTTGGATTTCGTAAAAGAAGATGTAGAGTCGTTTAAAATTGGACCTCCAAACAATATGGAAAACTTTATCACTGCAGTGATCCATGAAGGTTCTTTCGATAAATTGGCGAGCTACATCGACCAAGCAAAAGAAGACAAAGAAGCTGAAATATTTTGCGGCGGAACTTACGATAAGTCCAAAGGTTACTTTGTTAACCCAACGGTTATCGTTACCACCGACCCTAAATACAAAACAATGACTACAGAATTGTTTGGACCTGTGGTTACCGTTTATATCTATGAAGATGAAAAATGGAGCGAAACGTTAAAGCTTGTAGATGGCACATCAGAATACGGATTAACAGGAGCTGTTTTTTCTGCTGATAGATATACTATAGATGAAGCTACCAAGGCATTACAGAATTGTGCGGGTAACTTCTATATTAACGACAAGCCAACAGGAGCTGTTGTTGGGCAACAACCATTTGGTGGAGCAAGAAATTCCGGAACTAATGATAAAGCCGGTTCTGCTCAAAACTTACTTCGTTGGGTATCTCCACGATTGATCAAGGAGACTTTTGTAAGTCCTACTGATTATAGATATCCATTTTTAGGGGAGTAA
- a CDS encoding DUF5103 domain-containing protein, with translation MKLNYKVFAVVFFIGNLCFSQIQKEINPPENIKSVVFKSSNEGDQFPIVRRGEKFTLTFDDLYADEKDYYYSIEHCNYDWTPSILLKSQFLQGIDDQRIITYENSLATIQPYTNYTLTLPNQQTNFRVTGNYILKITDNAGKVIFSRRFIIYKDAVSVGITPKTSRDFNNISKMQRLEFVINAPDYELVNPQQEVKVAIMQNSNFDRMIMGIKPQFISGRQLIYKYNKETSFEGGNEYFWFDTKEIRVSNNSVARVNLTNRYNHYLFTNRIRKNDEYTYNPDINGDFYIRTIDGTDQNPNREADYSFIRFSLEYDNTIGLDKIYVYGKFNNYALTEENLLKLNSKTKTLDAAILLKQGFYNYKFVKLREDGTIDLNFISGSHWETENNYTILVYYREFGENYDSVIGVGSTSSVNISN, from the coding sequence ATGAAACTAAACTACAAGGTTTTCGCTGTCGTTTTTTTTATTGGGAATCTCTGTTTTTCGCAAATTCAGAAAGAGATAAATCCTCCTGAAAATATTAAATCGGTAGTATTTAAATCTTCCAATGAAGGAGATCAATTTCCCATCGTCCGAAGAGGCGAAAAATTCACCCTTACCTTCGACGATCTGTATGCCGATGAAAAAGATTATTACTACAGCATTGAACACTGTAATTACGACTGGACACCTTCCATACTTTTAAAATCCCAATTTTTACAGGGCATCGACGATCAGCGTATCATAACATACGAAAATTCCCTTGCCACTATTCAACCATACACCAACTACACTTTAACCCTACCCAACCAGCAGACCAACTTTAGAGTTACAGGAAACTATATTTTAAAAATTACCGACAACGCTGGCAAAGTCATTTTTTCCCGAAGATTCATAATTTACAAAGATGCCGTTTCTGTAGGCATCACCCCAAAAACCTCGAGGGATTTTAATAACATTAGCAAGATGCAGCGATTGGAATTTGTAATCAATGCACCCGATTATGAACTTGTAAACCCCCAGCAGGAAGTCAAGGTTGCCATTATGCAAAACAGCAATTTCGACAGAATGATTATGGGAATAAAACCCCAATTTATATCTGGAAGGCAACTTATTTATAAATACAATAAAGAAACGTCTTTTGAGGGTGGGAACGAATATTTTTGGTTTGACACCAAAGAAATAAGGGTTTCAAACAATAGCGTAGCAAGGGTAAATCTTACTAACAGATACAACCATTACCTATTCACCAACCGAATTAGAAAAAATGATGAATACACTTATAATCCAGATATTAATGGGGATTTTTACATTCGTACCATCGACGGAACCGATCAAAACCCGAATCGGGAAGCAGATTATTCATTTATAAGATTTAGTTTGGAATACGACAATACCATTGGTCTCGATAAAATATATGTCTACGGAAAATTTAACAATTATGCTTTAACGGAAGAGAATTTACTGAAGCTCAATTCAAAAACAAAAACTTTAGATGCGGCCATTCTTTTAAAACAAGGTTTTTATAATTATAAATTTGTGAAGCTTAGAGAAGATGGCACTATCGACCTAAATTTTATTAGCGGGAGCCATTGGGAGACGGAAAATAACTACACTATCCTAGTTTATTACCGGGAATTTGGCGAAAATTACGATAGCGTCATTGGTGTGGGAAGTACATCTTCGGTAAACATTTCCAACTAA
- a CDS encoding Na(+)-translocating NADH-quinone reductase subunit A — protein MSNDIKIRKGLDIKLKGEAEKLVSDAPRSKNFAIKPTDFHGVTPKMTIKEGESVKAGDIIFYSKYSDQVKFASPVSGTLKEIRRGAKRRILEVVIEADSADTYKEFGKKDVGAMSADEVKQHLLESGCWPFIKQRPYDIVANPEDAPKAIFISGLATAPLAADVEFLLGKRKEEFQLGIDAISKLTEGKTHLSVDKSSASFFNDVKGFQLHKVSGPHPAGNVGVQIHHIDPINSGERVWVVNPEDVAIIGSFFKTGKLDLTRTVAVVGTEAPKAQYYRFKIGSNVKDILGQLPANVRIISGDVLTGDKVANDGYVGFYHNTISLIPEGNDYRMFGWLPFKDNNIPSMSRTSLSWLFPNKRYKVDTNLNGEERALVVTGEMEKVMPMDIYPMQLLKECMASNIEKMENLGIYEVAPEDFALVDYVNTSKLEAQAIIREALDVMIKEVG, from the coding sequence ATGTCAAACGACATTAAGATTAGAAAAGGCTTAGATATTAAGCTAAAAGGTGAAGCAGAAAAACTAGTTTCTGATGCGCCAAGATCTAAAAACTTCGCTATTAAGCCTACCGATTTTCATGGGGTAACACCTAAAATGACAATCAAGGAAGGTGAGTCTGTAAAAGCCGGAGATATTATTTTTTATTCAAAGTACAGCGATCAAGTGAAGTTTGCTTCACCAGTGAGTGGTACTTTAAAAGAGATAAGGCGAGGTGCCAAGCGAAGAATTTTAGAAGTTGTTATTGAAGCTGATTCAGCCGATACTTACAAAGAATTTGGTAAAAAAGATGTAGGTGCTATGTCTGCAGATGAGGTAAAGCAACATTTGCTGGAAAGCGGATGCTGGCCTTTTATAAAGCAGCGCCCTTACGATATAGTAGCCAATCCTGAAGATGCGCCAAAAGCAATCTTTATTTCTGGACTTGCAACTGCGCCACTGGCAGCAGATGTTGAATTTTTACTTGGGAAAAGAAAGGAAGAATTTCAGTTGGGTATCGATGCAATTTCGAAACTAACTGAAGGAAAAACGCATCTTTCAGTAGATAAAAGTTCAGCTTCTTTCTTTAATGATGTAAAAGGATTTCAGTTGCACAAAGTATCTGGGCCGCATCCGGCAGGAAATGTAGGGGTGCAAATCCATCATATCGACCCTATCAATTCTGGGGAGCGTGTGTGGGTTGTAAACCCGGAAGATGTTGCAATTATCGGTTCTTTCTTTAAAACCGGGAAGCTCGATCTTACACGTACAGTTGCCGTAGTGGGTACAGAAGCACCAAAAGCGCAGTACTACAGGTTTAAAATAGGATCTAATGTAAAAGATATATTAGGGCAGTTGCCAGCGAATGTTAGGATTATTAGTGGCGATGTTCTTACAGGGGACAAAGTGGCTAACGATGGTTATGTTGGTTTTTACCACAACACTATCTCTTTAATTCCAGAAGGTAATGATTATAGAATGTTTGGTTGGTTGCCTTTTAAAGACAACAACATACCAAGTATGTCCCGTACTTCACTTTCTTGGTTGTTTCCAAATAAAAGGTATAAAGTAGATACCAATTTAAATGGAGAAGAGCGTGCTTTGGTAGTAACTGGAGAGATGGAAAAAGTAATGCCTATGGATATTTATCCAATGCAGTTGTTAAAAGAATGTATGGCATCTAATATAGAGAAGATGGAGAATTTAGGGATTTACGAAGTAGCCCCCGAAGATTTTGCATTGGTAGATTATGTAAACACATCGAAGTTGGAAGCGCAAGCTATTATACGAGAAGCTTTGGATGTGATGATAAAAGAAGTTGGTTAA
- a CDS encoding fatty acid desaturase family protein has product MKTTKTIRFSRKDPAKFFKTLNSRVNDYFKENKIKKTGNWKLYLKTAVMFAIFLTPYFLILTINMNQWLQLLLTVVIGVGMAGVGMNVMHDGNHGSYSSKKWINQIMGGSMYILAGNVYNWKVQHNVLHHTYTNIPGHDEDLDAGRIIRFSEHSKWRRFHKFQHFYSIFLYGLLTINWAITTDFKQMRKYLKRKLSYGKFPNPTKEWSVLIITKLIYVTIWIVIPLFFVDVAWWKVLIGFFVMHYTAGLILSMVFQLAHIVEDANTVLPDQTGTVKNTWAIHQLFTTTNFSTKNRIVNWFTGGLNHQVEHHIFPNISHIHYTNIAKIVRETANEFNLPYYEYETTRKAIISHFKHLKALGEKPNYVYN; this is encoded by the coding sequence ATGAAAACGACTAAAACGATTCGATTTTCCCGGAAAGATCCGGCAAAATTCTTTAAAACCCTTAACTCTAGGGTTAACGATTACTTTAAAGAGAATAAAATTAAAAAAACAGGGAATTGGAAACTCTATCTTAAAACGGCGGTTATGTTTGCCATTTTCCTAACACCATATTTTCTTATTTTAACCATCAACATGAACCAATGGTTACAATTGCTTTTAACAGTGGTGATTGGTGTTGGTATGGCCGGGGTTGGAATGAATGTAATGCACGATGGTAATCACGGCTCTTACTCTTCAAAAAAATGGATCAACCAAATAATGGGTGGCAGTATGTACATCCTTGCGGGGAATGTTTACAATTGGAAAGTACAACATAACGTACTTCACCATACTTATACTAATATCCCTGGACATGATGAAGATTTGGATGCTGGAAGAATTATTAGGTTTAGTGAACATTCCAAATGGAGACGTTTCCACAAATTTCAACATTTTTATTCTATATTTTTATATGGACTTCTAACCATAAATTGGGCTATTACAACCGATTTTAAACAAATGAGAAAGTATTTGAAAAGAAAACTTTCTTACGGTAAATTCCCGAATCCAACTAAGGAATGGAGTGTATTGATAATTACCAAATTAATCTACGTGACCATTTGGATTGTTATTCCCTTGTTTTTTGTAGATGTAGCCTGGTGGAAGGTTTTAATAGGCTTTTTTGTGATGCATTATACTGCTGGCCTTATTTTGAGCATGGTATTTCAATTAGCGCATATTGTTGAAGATGCGAATACCGTTTTACCAGACCAAACAGGAACCGTAAAAAACACCTGGGCCATACATCAGCTGTTTACCACCACAAATTTCTCTACAAAAAACAGAATTGTAAATTGGTTTACTGGCGGTTTAAATCACCAAGTTGAACATCATATTTTTCCAAATATCAGCCATATTCATTACACAAATATTGCTAAAATTGTTAGAGAAACTGCGAATGAGTTTAATTTACCGTATTACGAGTATGAAACTACGAGAAAAGCTATAATTTCGCATTTTAAACACTTAAAAGCATTAGGTGAAAAACCTAACTATGTTTACAATTAA